The nucleotide window AATAATTGGAGTGGGTGTAGGGTTCACTTGGAGCGCATTCCAGCTTCTTATGATGTCATTCATGCCAAAAGAAGAAGAAGCAACAGGTGTTGGAATACTAAATACTTTTAAAGGTGTTGGTTCTACTGTTGCACCGGTGATTGGCGCCTGTTTTTTAGTGGGTGCCACCAGCAGAATGGGTAACTTAAGTCAATCCTTTTCTAATTTGTTCTTATTCGGAGCAGTAACCTCAATAATTGCTTTAGTCTTGGTGGTTATTGTGATAATAAATGATAAGGTAGACTCAACCAACTTAGGTGAATCTGAAGTGGTAACTGGGAAATAAAGTTCAAATTAGCGCTCTGTAGAACTTATTCTACAGAGCCGGATTTTTATTACCGCTATTTGGAGCTATTAATCATTATTCTGACTATTAATCACTATTTTGATTTATTAACCATCTTTTGAGGAGCTTATAACTCAAAATCCCCAATTAATTCCTGGTTTAAAATACGTGCACTGCGGTGGCTTTGAAATAGGTCCAGACTGACTTTCCAATATTAATTTCCAGATCCAAAAATGATTGTCTGGTTAGAAAAACAATCAGAGGATCTCCCACATCAATGGTTAACCGGATCAGGGTGCCCAGATCTGCAATTTCTTTCACACGGCCTTCAAAAACATTCCTGGCACTGGTGGTCACTTTTTGGGAGGAGAGGGTAATGTCTTCCGGCCGCACTGTAATATGAACTGGTCCGGTCTTCTGTTCTGTGCTGACTATGACTGTATTTCCAGTATTGATTTGGGTCACATCACCATCCATGGTGGCTGTGCCCTTGAGTATGTTTTCAACACCCACAAAACTGGCAACAAATCCATTGGCAGGGCGTCTGAATACTTCCTCCACATTTCCCACCTGGGAGATGGTGCCTTGTTTCATAATAGCCACCCGATCCGCCAGTTGCAGGGCTTCGTCGAAGTTGTGAGTAACATGAATGATGGTTATATCAAACTTCTGATGAATCTCCTTCAAGAGTAACATTAATTCATCCCTGGTTTTCCTATCCAATGCACTCAATGGCTCATCCATAAGTAAAACCTTAGGATAAACAATTAGGGCACGGGCTAAAGCAGTGCGCTGCTGTTCTCCTCCACTTAAAGTTCGGGGTAGGCGGTCTTTAAGATGGGAAATGTTTAGAAGTTCCATCATCTCCTGGACCTTAATTTTGATCTCCTTCTTGGGAATTTTCCTCAAATTCAATCCAAAGGCAATGTTTTCAAACACGGTTTTATGGGGAAAGAGCATGTAATTTTGATAAACAAATCCCACCCCTCTTTTTTCAAGGGATGCATCAGTTATATCCTTATTATCCAAGTATATTTTACCTGAATCTGGGTACCATATTCCAGCAATCAGTTCCAGGAGCATGGTCTTACCCGATCCACTGGGACCTAAAATAACGAAGTATTCATTGGGTTTAACCTCTAAATTAACCTGATCTATCTTAAATTCTTTCCAATCCTTGCTCAGGTTTTCAATTTTTATCATAGGTTTTCCATCCTCTCATAAGCAATCTAACCACTAAGAAAAGCAGTAGGCATAAAGATATTAAAATAACGGCAACTGGGGTGGCTTCTGACAGGCCAAAGTCCACGAATCTCCTGTAAATAAGAACAGGGGCGGTTATTGGGAAGTAGGCGATAATAATAATGGCTCCAAATTCACTTATAGCCCGGGCCCAGCACATTATTGACCCAACCACTATGCTTCGCAGTGCCAATGGTAAGGTTATTACTCCAAATGTCCTTAAACTACCAGAACCCAGTGTCCGGGCCACTTTTTCCATTCGGGGGTCAACACTTTCAAATCCTTCCCTGGCCGAGTTAACCACAAAGGATCCACTGGCAAAAAGCATGGCAATGATGATTCCGGGGATTGCATCGGTGAAAACAAGTCCTAACTTTCCTAATGGTGCACCAATTACTCCTGTGGAAGTGAAAACCAGTAAAAGGGCAATACCACTGACTGTATGTGGAATTACAATTGGCACATCGATCACTGCTTCTACAAATCCCTTTCCATGGAAGTTGTGCCTGGCCAGGATGTAAGCCAGTGGCACCCCAAATAAAAGTGCCAGAATTGTTGCGGCCAGTGCAGAGTAGGCGCTGATGAATATAGCACTCATTACTTCCCTGTTCTGGAGGTTAGTTAATATGGAGCCAGGATCGGCAGATATCATCAGATTAAGTATAGGGATTAAAATAAACAGGAACAAGAACGATCCCATAACAGCGAAGAAAATGGTGGTATAATCTAGTCTTTTCATGGTATCGACTTGTAAAATTAGTATTGTTGATTTTGATTTATCTAATATTGTGCTGATCTACTATTTAAAATTAATAAAAATATACTAATTAAAAAGAATGCAATGACTTCTGATTTAAAT belongs to uncultured Methanobacterium sp. and includes:
- the wtpC gene encoding tungstate ABC transporter ATP-binding protein WtpC → MIKIENLSKDWKEFKIDQVNLEVKPNEYFVILGPSGSGKTMLLELIAGIWYPDSGKIYLDNKDITDASLEKRGVGFVYQNYMLFPHKTVFENIAFGLNLRKIPKKEIKIKVQEMMELLNISHLKDRLPRTLSGGEQQRTALARALIVYPKVLLMDEPLSALDRKTRDELMLLLKEIHQKFDITIIHVTHNFDEALQLADRVAIMKQGTISQVGNVEEVFRRPANGFVASFVGVENILKGTATMDGDVTQINTGNTVIVSTEQKTGPVHITVRPEDITLSSQKVTTSARNVFEGRVKEIADLGTLIRLTIDVGDPLIVFLTRQSFLDLEINIGKSVWTYFKATAVHVF
- the wtpB gene encoding tungstate ABC transporter permease WtpB, translated to MKRLDYTTIFFAVMGSFLFLFILIPILNLMISADPGSILTNLQNREVMSAIFISAYSALAATILALLFGVPLAYILARHNFHGKGFVEAVIDVPIVIPHTVSGIALLLVFTSTGVIGAPLGKLGLVFTDAIPGIIIAMLFASGSFVVNSAREGFESVDPRMEKVARTLGSGSLRTFGVITLPLALRSIVVGSIMCWARAISEFGAIIIIAYFPITAPVLIYRRFVDFGLSEATPVAVILISLCLLLFLVVRLLMRGWKTYDKN